The following are from one region of the Frankiales bacterium genome:
- a CDS encoding ATP-binding cassette domain-containing protein: MTASDPAVQDSAATTSGPGHEGALLDVLGLRAGYGAANVLHGIDLYVDPGEVVVVLGANGAGKSTLLSAIAGLIPHTGDIRVQGRSVGRARPDQMLGHGVGLVPQGRGTLTAMTVRDNLRVGAVTRSSKKEIAEDVERMFQIFPPLADRRNQVSGTLSGGEQQMLAIARALMARPRLLLCDEVSLGLAPVIVQDLFRVLRDINREFGTALLLVEQNAELALDIASRVYLLEVGSVVDSGPAETFRNNDAIRRAYLGY, translated from the coding sequence ATGACCGCCTCCGACCCCGCCGTGCAGGACTCCGCGGCCACCACCTCGGGCCCGGGCCACGAGGGCGCGCTGCTCGACGTGCTGGGCCTGCGCGCCGGCTACGGCGCCGCCAACGTGCTGCACGGCATCGACCTGTACGTCGACCCCGGCGAGGTCGTCGTCGTCCTCGGCGCCAACGGCGCGGGCAAGTCCACGCTGCTCAGCGCGATCGCGGGCCTGATCCCGCACACCGGCGACATCCGGGTGCAGGGCCGGTCCGTGGGGCGGGCGCGGCCGGACCAGATGCTCGGCCACGGCGTCGGCCTCGTCCCGCAGGGCCGCGGCACGCTCACCGCGATGACCGTCCGCGACAACCTGCGCGTCGGCGCCGTGACCCGCTCCTCCAAGAAGGAGATCGCGGAGGACGTCGAGCGGATGTTCCAGATCTTCCCGCCGCTCGCCGACCGGCGTAACCAGGTCTCCGGCACGCTCTCCGGCGGCGAGCAGCAGATGCTCGCGATCGCCCGCGCGCTGATGGCCCGGCCGCGCCTCCTGCTGTGCGACGAGGTGAGCCTGGGCCTCGCGCCGGTCATCGTGCAGGACCTCTTCCGCGTGCTGCGCGACATCAACCGGGAGTTCGGCACCGCACTGCTGCTCGTGGAGCAGAACGCCGAGCTCGCGCTCGACATCGCCTCCCGCGTGTACCTCCTCGAGGTCGGGTCGGTCGTCGACTCGGGCCCTGCGGAGACCTTCCGCAACAACGACGCCATCCGACGCGCCTACCTCGGCTACTGA
- a CDS encoding branched-chain amino acid ABC transporter permease, with protein sequence MEIFLDRTFSGLTAGAIYVLVALALVVVFRSSGTINFAQGEFALFTCFIAWWLTTKGWPLLLAMAVCIAVGFVMGVLTERFLIRPVAKRSESAVLIVALGLFIGLNGADGWIWGPADKLFPRLLPSGGDSYFLVAGSRLHYDTIGIVLLMIVVVALLNLLLNRTSLGLKMRAVATNPESASLSGVRVGRVLSLSWGLSAAIGSFAGVLLVPVLPPNQLNLSGFFPILIFASAAALLGGLDSIKGAVVGGLIFGIGASLLNGYATFLGGTLQLTVAFTIIVLVLVARPTGLFGSRRVERV encoded by the coding sequence GTGGAGATCTTCCTCGACCGCACGTTCTCCGGCCTCACGGCCGGAGCCATCTACGTGCTCGTGGCGCTCGCCCTCGTGGTGGTGTTCCGCAGCTCAGGCACGATCAACTTCGCCCAGGGCGAGTTCGCGCTGTTCACCTGCTTCATCGCGTGGTGGCTCACCACCAAGGGCTGGCCGCTGCTGCTCGCCATGGCTGTCTGCATCGCCGTCGGCTTCGTGATGGGGGTGCTCACCGAGCGCTTCCTCATCAGACCCGTCGCGAAACGCAGCGAGTCAGCCGTGCTCATCGTGGCCCTGGGCCTGTTCATCGGCCTCAACGGCGCCGACGGCTGGATCTGGGGCCCGGCCGACAAGCTCTTCCCGCGGCTGCTCCCCTCGGGCGGCGACAGCTACTTCCTCGTCGCCGGCTCGCGGCTGCACTACGACACCATCGGGATCGTCCTCCTCATGATCGTGGTGGTCGCGCTGCTCAACCTGCTGCTCAACCGGACGTCGCTGGGCCTGAAGATGCGCGCCGTCGCCACCAACCCCGAGTCCGCCTCGCTGTCGGGCGTCCGCGTGGGGCGCGTGCTCAGCCTGAGCTGGGGCCTGTCGGCCGCCATCGGCTCCTTCGCCGGCGTGCTGCTCGTACCGGTCCTGCCCCCCAACCAGCTCAACCTCAGCGGGTTCTTCCCGATCCTGATCTTCGCGTCCGCGGCCGCGCTGCTCGGGGGCCTCGACAGCATCAAGGGCGCTGTGGTGGGCGGCCTGATCTTCGGCATCGGGGCGTCCCTGCTCAACGGGTACGCCACCTTCCTCGGCGGCACGCTCCAGCTCACCGTCGCCTTCACGATCATCGTGCTGGTGCTCGTCGCCCGGCCCACCGGCTTGTTCGGCTCGCGACGCGTGGAGCGCGTATGA
- a CDS encoding ATP-binding cassette domain-containing protein: MLEVTDVVLRFGGITALDRISFRVEDRQICGLIGPNGAGKTSLFNCITRIYRPDSGQITFDGTDLLSKRRDQVVGAGVARTFQNLALFPTQTVLDNTMLGAHSRSTPHLFPSLVSWPTNYRARRRLTDEAWAILADLELTDVALRPAHGLPFGTLKRVELARALMGHPRLLLLDEPAGGLTHSEVAELGSLVVRLRDEYGFSVLLVEHHMGLVMGISDHVVAMDFGRKIADGDPEEVQRSPEVVNAYLGRAA, from the coding sequence GTGCTTGAGGTCACAGACGTCGTGCTGCGGTTCGGCGGGATCACCGCCCTCGACCGGATCAGCTTCCGCGTCGAGGACCGCCAGATCTGCGGGCTCATCGGGCCCAACGGCGCCGGCAAGACGTCGCTGTTCAACTGCATCACGCGCATCTACAGGCCGGACTCCGGCCAGATCACCTTCGACGGCACGGACCTGCTCTCCAAGCGGCGCGACCAGGTCGTGGGCGCCGGCGTCGCGCGCACGTTCCAGAACCTCGCGCTGTTCCCCACGCAGACCGTGCTCGACAACACGATGCTCGGGGCGCACTCCCGCAGCACCCCGCACCTGTTCCCGTCGCTGGTCAGCTGGCCCACCAACTACCGCGCCCGGCGCCGTCTCACCGACGAGGCGTGGGCGATCCTCGCGGACCTCGAGCTCACCGACGTCGCCCTGCGCCCCGCCCACGGCCTTCCGTTCGGCACCCTCAAGCGCGTCGAGCTCGCCCGCGCCCTGATGGGGCACCCGCGCCTCCTGCTGCTCGACGAGCCCGCCGGCGGCCTCACCCACTCCGAGGTGGCCGAGCTCGGCTCGCTCGTGGTCCGCCTGCGCGACGAGTACGGCTTCAGCGTCCTGCTGGTCGAGCACCACATGGGCCTGGTCATGGGCATCTCCGACCACGTGGTCGCCATGGACTTCGGCCGCAAGATCGCCGACGGCGACCCCGAAGAGGTCCAGCGCTCGCCCGAGGTCGTCAACGCCTACCTGGGCCGGGCCGCATGA